A single window of bacterium DNA harbors:
- a CDS encoding aminotransferase class III-fold pyridoxal phosphate-dependent enzyme, producing MKRSQALLDRARRVVPNGVYGHYGYSVTPESPVFFETAHGARFTDVDGNEYVDWMCAYGPMILGYDHPEIEAAAAAQRAKGNTVSLAAPVMVELAERLVDRIRGVDWALFGKNGADATALAVMIAREKTGRRFVIKIDGGYHGAVPWMQAPGSPGTIAEDQAFVISVPWNDAEAVQRAIDAYPDDVACFISSPYHHPVLEDNVLPAEGYWPAIERICRAAGVALVVDDVRAGFRIDLAGSHAAYGFQPDLVCFGKALANGHPISALTGTDDFRDAAQATYYTGTQFFNAAPMAAALATLDALDVTDAANRITALGTRLGEGLRSVADAHDYDLVVSGIPGMPYFSNRGEGGGKRHQRWVAECVKRGAYLLSYHNNFVSAAHTEEDIDRTCEIADDAFAALD from the coding sequence ATGAAGCGATCCCAGGCCCTTCTCGACCGTGCGCGCCGGGTCGTTCCGAACGGCGTCTACGGCCACTACGGCTACTCGGTCACTCCCGAGTCGCCGGTCTTCTTCGAGACGGCGCATGGCGCGCGCTTCACCGACGTGGACGGGAACGAGTACGTCGACTGGATGTGCGCCTATGGGCCGATGATCCTCGGGTACGACCATCCGGAGATCGAAGCGGCCGCGGCGGCGCAACGCGCGAAGGGCAACACGGTCAGCCTCGCTGCCCCCGTCATGGTCGAGCTCGCCGAGCGGCTCGTCGACCGGATTCGAGGCGTCGACTGGGCGCTCTTCGGGAAGAACGGGGCCGACGCGACCGCCCTCGCCGTCATGATCGCGCGCGAGAAGACGGGGCGACGCTTCGTGATCAAGATCGACGGCGGCTACCACGGCGCCGTCCCCTGGATGCAGGCACCCGGCTCGCCGGGCACGATCGCCGAGGATCAGGCATTCGTGATCAGCGTGCCGTGGAACGATGCGGAGGCCGTCCAGCGCGCGATCGACGCCTATCCGGACGACGTCGCCTGCTTCATCTCTTCGCCCTATCACCACCCGGTGCTCGAGGACAACGTCCTCCCGGCCGAAGGCTACTGGCCTGCGATCGAGCGGATCTGCCGCGCCGCCGGCGTCGCCCTCGTCGTCGACGACGTGCGCGCCGGCTTCCGGATCGACCTCGCCGGCTCCCACGCGGCCTACGGTTTCCAGCCCGACCTCGTGTGCTTCGGCAAGGCGCTCGCGAACGGTCACCCGATCTCCGCGTTGACCGGCACCGACGACTTTCGTGACGCCGCCCAGGCCACGTACTACACGGGGACCCAGTTCTTCAACGCCGCCCCGATGGCCGCCGCCCTCGCGACCCTCGACGCGCTCGACGTGACCGACGCGGCGAACCGGATCACCGCGCTCGGGACCCGACTGGGCGAAGGGCTCCGATCGGTCGCGGACGCCCACGACTACGACCTGGTCGTGAGCGGCATCCCCGGCATGCCCTACTTCTCGAATCGCGGCGAAGGCGGAGGCAAGCGCCATCAGCGCTGGGTCGCCGAGTGCGTGAAGCGCGGCGCCTATCTCCTCAGCTATCACAACAACTTCGTGTCGGCGGCGCACACGGAAGAGGACATCGACCGGACCTGCGAAATCGCCGACGACGCCTTCGCGGCTCTGGACTGA
- a CDS encoding enoyl-CoA hydratase-related protein — protein sequence MSSQAESRTDVLYEVSERVATITFNCPERQNTISGPMLDALAVRLVEADEDPDVRAVIITGSGRFFCAGLDLRTGLVGSGDGGTVTDLDLRNTPPTVLHAMDTPTIAALNGSAAGYGMDMALGCDIRVMARSAKLAAAFTARGIVPESGGTWILPRLIGWAKASELIFTGKTLTAEQCLEEQLCNHVVDDEDCLKTAREIALEIASRAPLAVQASKRMMRMGLNETFPDHVHHVFLQLLPLMRSKDFKEGMKAFMEKRPAEFQGK from the coding sequence ATGAGCAGCCAAGCCGAATCCAGGACCGACGTCCTCTACGAAGTCAGCGAGCGCGTCGCCACGATCACCTTCAACTGCCCGGAACGCCAGAACACGATCTCCGGCCCGATGCTCGACGCGCTCGCGGTGCGCCTCGTCGAGGCCGACGAGGATCCCGACGTCCGAGCCGTGATCATCACGGGCAGCGGCCGCTTCTTCTGCGCCGGACTCGACCTCCGAACCGGACTCGTCGGCAGTGGCGACGGAGGGACCGTCACCGACCTCGACCTCCGCAACACGCCGCCGACCGTCCTCCACGCCATGGACACGCCGACCATCGCCGCTCTGAACGGATCCGCCGCCGGCTACGGCATGGACATGGCGCTCGGCTGCGACATCCGCGTGATGGCGCGCTCCGCGAAGCTCGCGGCGGCCTTCACCGCGCGAGGAATCGTCCCCGAATCCGGCGGCACCTGGATCCTGCCCCGCCTGATCGGCTGGGCGAAGGCCAGCGAGCTGATCTTCACGGGCAAGACGCTGACCGCCGAGCAGTGCCTCGAAGAGCAGCTCTGCAACCACGTCGTCGACGACGAGGACTGTCTCAAGACGGCGCGGGAGATCGCCCTGGAGATCGCCAGTCGCGCACCGCTGGCCGTGCAGGCCTCGAAGCGGATGATGCGCATGGGCCTCAACGAGACCTTCCCCGACCACGTCCACCACGTCTTCCTCCAGCTGCTCCCGCTCATGCGCTCGAAGGACTTCAAGGAAGGCATGAAGGCGTTCATGGAGAAACGACCCGCGGAGTTCCAGGGAAAGTAG
- a CDS encoding DUF3604 domain-containing protein: MQRPLPIALVALPFVFAAFVFASPALAAAGETQCRDHDSQRNVYWGDLHVHTAISMDANVFGTRLRPADAYRFARGEEVALGLNADRPVRIERPLDFAAITDHASNMGGVSLCQTPGSPAYDSPNCVDYREPIAIAGSAIADVVKRMRAKVSRGLDTPAVCGEDGALCLQGARTAWQETRQAAADANDTSPACEFTSFVAYEYTATPDMTKIHRNVIFRNATVPELPISFDAQPSAIGLWRDLEAQCTKAGTGCDVLAIPHNPNLSNGHMFGLEYEGLSDPEEQAEVARLRAAMEPIVEMSQMKGDSECRNGMWNVLGATDELCDFEKMRPPSTPDCEDGTGKGALAGQGCVSRRDFVRYALVEGLQEEERLGVNPFKFGFIAATDGHDAVPGPVEEWRQDLILGAVSPQAGRSLGGLAAVWAEENSREALFEAMRRRETYGTSGPRMSVRFFGGFDLEEDLCGDSELVAKGYATGVPMGGELGSAPRKWFSRKSESPRFVVSALADTGTEAHPGGLLQRVQIIKGWADDEGRVHQRVVDVAGGDNDAGVDLASCTPRGAGARALCGEWTDPDFDPDRAAVYYARVVENPSCRQAGWACVEGPDRPAWCDAPTTARVTQERAWTSPIWVDGRR; this comes from the coding sequence ATGCAACGCCCGCTCCCGATCGCCCTCGTCGCTCTCCCCTTCGTCTTCGCGGCCTTCGTCTTCGCCTCGCCCGCGCTCGCGGCGGCGGGCGAGACGCAGTGCCGCGATCACGACTCCCAGAGGAACGTGTACTGGGGAGATCTGCACGTCCATACCGCCATCTCGATGGACGCGAACGTCTTCGGCACGCGTCTACGTCCGGCGGACGCCTATCGATTCGCCCGAGGCGAGGAAGTCGCCCTCGGACTGAACGCCGACCGGCCCGTCCGGATCGAGCGTCCCCTCGACTTCGCCGCGATCACCGACCATGCCTCGAACATGGGCGGCGTCTCCCTCTGCCAGACCCCGGGCTCGCCCGCCTACGACTCGCCGAACTGCGTCGACTACCGCGAGCCGATCGCGATCGCCGGCAGCGCGATCGCGGACGTCGTGAAGCGCATGCGAGCGAAGGTCTCGCGCGGACTCGACACCCCGGCGGTCTGCGGCGAGGACGGCGCGCTCTGCCTGCAGGGCGCGCGCACGGCCTGGCAGGAGACCCGGCAGGCCGCTGCCGACGCCAACGACACCTCGCCCGCCTGCGAGTTCACGAGCTTCGTCGCCTACGAGTACACCGCCACCCCCGACATGACGAAGATCCACCGCAACGTGATCTTCCGAAACGCGACGGTCCCGGAGCTGCCGATCAGCTTCGACGCCCAGCCGAGCGCGATCGGTCTGTGGCGCGACCTCGAGGCGCAGTGCACGAAGGCGGGCACCGGTTGCGACGTCCTCGCGATTCCGCACAACCCGAACCTCTCGAACGGGCACATGTTCGGCCTCGAGTACGAAGGTCTCTCGGATCCCGAGGAACAGGCGGAGGTCGCGCGCCTGCGAGCGGCCATGGAGCCGATCGTCGAGATGAGCCAGATGAAGGGCGACTCCGAGTGCCGAAACGGAATGTGGAACGTGCTCGGCGCGACCGACGAGCTCTGTGACTTCGAGAAGATGCGGCCGCCGTCGACGCCGGACTGCGAGGACGGGACCGGCAAGGGAGCCCTGGCCGGCCAGGGCTGCGTCTCGCGGCGCGACTTCGTCCGATACGCGCTGGTCGAAGGGCTCCAGGAGGAGGAGCGACTCGGCGTGAACCCCTTCAAGTTCGGCTTCATCGCGGCGACCGACGGACACGATGCCGTGCCGGGCCCCGTCGAGGAGTGGCGCCAGGACCTGATCCTGGGAGCCGTCAGCCCGCAGGCCGGCCGGAGCCTGGGCGGGCTCGCCGCGGTCTGGGCGGAGGAGAACAGCCGGGAAGCCCTCTTCGAAGCCATGCGCCGCCGCGAGACCTACGGCACGAGCGGGCCGCGGATGAGCGTGCGCTTCTTCGGGGGCTTCGACCTCGAGGAAGATCTCTGCGGCGATTCGGAGCTCGTCGCGAAGGGCTACGCGACCGGCGTTCCGATGGGCGGCGAGCTCGGCAGCGCGCCTCGGAAGTGGTTCAGCCGCAAGAGCGAATCGCCGCGCTTCGTCGTAAGCGCCCTCGCGGATACGGGGACCGAGGCCCATCCCGGCGGCCTCCTCCAGCGCGTCCAGATCATCAAGGGCTGGGCGGACGACGAGGGCCGCGTCCACCAGAGGGTCGTGGACGTCGCCGGGGGCGACAACGACGCGGGGGTCGATCTCGCGAGCTGTACGCCGCGCGGCGCGGGCGCGCGGGCCCTCTGCGGAGAATGGACCGACCCCGACTTCGATCCGGATCGCGCGGCGGTCTACTACGCGCGGGTCGTCGAGAACCCGAGCTGCCGCCAGGCGGGCTGGGCGTGCGTCGAGGGACCGGACCGGCCGGCCTGGTGCGATGCACCGACGACGGCCAGGGTCACTCAGGAGCGAGCCTGGACGTCGCCGATCTGGGTGGACGGAAGGCGTTAG
- a CDS encoding alpha/beta fold hydrolase yields MAANSERNSGRPSTGRGGIAEALRNGVELARKGRFSERRETPYEVVDRGPHHRLRHYRPADRAAPSQGDPALLIPPLMLSADLWDIAPDASSVTTLARMGADPFVVDFGSPEEEEGGLERTLTDHVVAVSAAVDEVHRQTARPVHLMGYSQGGMFAYQAAAYRQSADLGSIVTFGSGVDLHGGLPSNLPTELVIKVLEQLSEIQDAVMPDGVPSWATRLGFQLMDPVKTLRQRIQFLATLSDREALEEREGVRRFMETEGWTAFPGPALADLLRQLVAQNRMLQGGLVIDDRTVTLADITCPILAFTGATDAIAPPDTVRAIHAAAPRADCYEVGVDAGHFGLVVGSTSSTVVWPAVEEWLAWRRDEGPLPDTAERIEERVEASRNRSSLERLRDAGALSFELGAGVLTGAARGFGLRLGQLERLANIVRPQAGRLNELAQIRSGSRVSPGRALEERAKSAPDDTFFLFDGRAYSYAAANERIDNVVRGFASLGVRHGDHVGVLMQTRPSAVASVVALSRMGAIAVLLRPDLPLADQLGVARVDHLLSDPETAEGARASFGRDVFVLGGGGEARTLADGLVDMEAIDPERVSLPDWYEPNPGLAGELAAILISGEGGRLCATRVTNRRWATSAYGTSSACALTPQDTVYCRTPMHHPTGILVCLGGALTSGARLAMASEFGPVIAPGDFWRDVRRYGVNVVFYTGAMLRSVVNAPEDAYERNHAIRLVAGSGMPKSVWQRVNERFPSIGVVEFFAPSEGNAVLVNLTGKKIGSIGRPLPGAGEVAVAPWDAELDRIEVDASGLATECRSGRVGILLERVEPERGELDLRPIRSVFEANDAWLDSRDLVRVDRDGDHWLVDRRADVVKTRGGRVATREIEDLLCERLPEIDLAAAYGVPNAEGDGEEIVVSIELRPSEKLEPAAVGEVIDRVFRTAQMPRFLRFVQSLPMTAGHRIRKQTLREQGLGLDRPGETTWWRPSADSPFVELRSLDELSG; encoded by the coding sequence ATGGCGGCGAACAGCGAACGCAATTCGGGACGCCCCTCGACCGGGCGGGGCGGGATCGCCGAGGCCCTGCGCAACGGCGTCGAGCTCGCGCGCAAGGGCCGGTTCTCGGAGCGCCGGGAGACGCCCTACGAGGTCGTCGATCGCGGGCCGCACCATCGGCTGCGCCACTACCGCCCGGCCGACAGGGCGGCCCCGAGCCAGGGCGATCCGGCCCTCTTGATCCCGCCGCTCATGCTGAGCGCCGATCTCTGGGACATCGCCCCCGACGCGAGCTCCGTCACGACCCTCGCGCGGATGGGCGCCGATCCCTTCGTCGTCGACTTCGGTTCGCCGGAAGAGGAAGAGGGCGGGCTCGAGCGCACGCTGACGGATCACGTCGTCGCCGTGTCCGCGGCGGTCGACGAGGTCCATCGACAGACGGCGCGTCCGGTTCATCTGATGGGCTACTCCCAGGGCGGCATGTTCGCCTATCAGGCCGCGGCCTATCGCCAGTCGGCCGACCTCGGGTCGATCGTGACCTTCGGGAGTGGTGTGGATCTCCACGGGGGCCTGCCGTCCAATCTTCCGACCGAGCTCGTGATCAAGGTCCTCGAGCAGCTGAGCGAAATCCAGGACGCCGTGATGCCGGATGGCGTACCGAGCTGGGCGACGCGGCTCGGCTTTCAGCTGATGGACCCGGTCAAGACCCTTCGCCAGCGCATCCAGTTCCTGGCCACGCTGTCTGATCGGGAAGCCCTCGAGGAGCGGGAGGGCGTTCGACGTTTCATGGAGACGGAGGGGTGGACCGCGTTCCCGGGACCCGCGCTCGCGGATCTGCTCCGGCAGCTCGTCGCCCAGAACCGGATGCTCCAGGGCGGGCTCGTGATCGACGATCGGACGGTGACGCTCGCGGACATCACCTGTCCGATCCTGGCGTTCACCGGCGCGACCGACGCGATTGCGCCTCCGGACACCGTCCGCGCGATCCACGCTGCCGCTCCCCGGGCCGACTGCTACGAGGTCGGGGTCGACGCGGGGCACTTCGGCCTGGTCGTGGGGTCGACCTCGTCGACGGTCGTGTGGCCCGCGGTCGAGGAGTGGCTCGCCTGGCGCCGCGACGAAGGACCGCTGCCCGACACGGCGGAGCGGATCGAAGAGCGGGTCGAGGCATCGCGGAATCGCAGCTCCCTCGAGCGGTTGCGAGATGCAGGGGCGCTCTCCTTCGAGCTCGGGGCGGGGGTGCTGACCGGCGCGGCCCGCGGCTTCGGTCTTCGCCTGGGGCAGCTCGAACGCCTGGCCAACATCGTGCGTCCCCAGGCGGGCCGCCTCAACGAGCTCGCGCAGATCCGCTCCGGTTCGCGGGTGAGCCCCGGCCGCGCCCTCGAAGAGCGCGCGAAGAGCGCCCCCGACGACACGTTCTTCCTCTTCGACGGTCGGGCCTACTCCTACGCCGCGGCGAACGAGCGGATCGACAACGTCGTCCGCGGATTCGCGTCGCTCGGCGTCCGGCACGGGGATCACGTGGGCGTACTCATGCAGACGCGACCGAGCGCGGTCGCGTCCGTGGTGGCGCTCTCCCGCATGGGGGCGATCGCCGTATTGCTGCGTCCGGACCTGCCCCTCGCCGATCAGCTCGGCGTGGCGCGCGTCGACCATCTCCTTTCGGACCCCGAGACCGCCGAGGGGGCCCGCGCGTCCTTCGGACGCGACGTGTTCGTGCTGGGCGGCGGCGGCGAGGCCCGGACCCTCGCCGACGGCCTCGTCGACATGGAAGCGATCGATCCGGAGAGGGTGTCGCTGCCCGACTGGTACGAACCGAACCCCGGCCTCGCCGGCGAGCTCGCGGCGATCCTGATCTCCGGCGAGGGCGGTCGCCTGTGCGCGACGCGGGTCACCAATCGCCGCTGGGCGACTTCGGCCTACGGCACGTCCTCCGCGTGCGCGCTCACGCCCCAGGACACGGTCTATTGCCGGACGCCGATGCACCACCCGACGGGGATCCTCGTCTGCCTGGGCGGGGCGCTCACGAGCGGCGCGAGGCTCGCGATGGCGAGCGAGTTCGGTCCGGTGATCGCGCCCGGAGACTTCTGGCGCGACGTGCGGCGCTACGGCGTGAACGTCGTGTTCTACACGGGGGCGATGCTCCGGTCGGTCGTGAATGCGCCGGAGGATGCCTACGAGCGGAACCACGCGATCCGTCTGGTCGCCGGAAGCGGCATGCCGAAGTCGGTCTGGCAGCGGGTGAACGAACGATTCCCCTCGATCGGGGTGGTCGAGTTCTTCGCGCCTTCCGAAGGCAACGCCGTCCTCGTGAATCTGACCGGAAAGAAGATCGGTTCGATCGGTCGGCCGCTGCCGGGTGCGGGAGAGGTCGCGGTCGCGCCCTGGGACGCCGAGCTCGACCGGATCGAGGTCGACGCGTCGGGTCTGGCGACGGAGTGCCGGAGCGGGCGCGTGGGGATCCTGCTCGAGCGTGTCGAGCCCGAGCGCGGTGAGCTCGACCTGCGCCCGATTCGCAGTGTCTTCGAGGCGAACGATGCCTGGCTCGACTCCCGGGATCTCGTGCGGGTCGACCGCGACGGCGACCACTGGCTCGTTGATCGTCGCGCGGACGTCGTGAAGACCCGCGGTGGTCGCGTGGCGACGCGGGAGATCGAGGACCTGCTCTGTGAACGCCTGCCCGAGATCGACCTTGCGGCGGCCTACGGGGTTCCGAACGCAGAGGGGGACGGCGAGGAGATCGTCGTTTCGATCGAGCTCCGCCCGAGCGAGAAGCTCGAGCCCGCCGCGGTCGGGGAGGTCATCGATCGCGTCTTCCGGACGGCGCAGATGCCCCGTTTCCTCCGCTTCGTCCAGTCGCTGCCGATGACCGCGGGACATCGCATTCGGAAACAGACGCTCCGAGAGCAGGGCCTGGGACTCGACCGTCCTGGCGAGACGACCTGGTGGCGGCCGTCCGCGGACTCACCCTTCGTAGAGCTGAGATCGCTCGACGAGCTGAGCGGGTGA
- a CDS encoding long-chain-acyl-CoA synthetase, with the protein MRLRTTIKSDLTLAKTFARFLPLVARARARGGSTIVDAVEDHARRRPSHAALVFEDRTLSYRDLDAEANRVARWALEQGLGQGDVVALLMENRPEFVACWLGLAKLGVVTALINTNLTGRPLAHSLAISRAEHLILDGALARQFEGASDELEAPLEVWTSGAHETTARDLDDDLARRAGDALPPESRPTVRTQDNLFYIYTSGTTGLPKAANFSHGRFLLMAAGGAVFPGLAASDRMYIVLPLYHSAGGGMAMGATLLVGATAVLARKFSATRFWADAVRYRVTAFQYIGELCRYLVNSPRHPDERKHRLRYCIGNGLRPEVWPEFQRRFAIPQVYEFYGATEGNVSFVNLDGKVGSIGRMPGWMQRAAGVHLVRFDVEKEDVVRGPDGFCLDCGVGEPGEAIGRITETVRFEGYSDAAASEKKILRDVFEKGDAYFRTGDLLRRDAEDYFYFVDRIGDTFRWKGENVSTGEVAEVISGVRGVKEANVYGVDVAGTDGRAGMASLVVDDDFDLDDFHAETARALPAYARPLFLRMLPEIEITGTFKHRKVDSVAEGFDPSRVADALYFLDATSGGYVPLDAALHDRILTGDVRL; encoded by the coding sequence ATGCGCCTACGTACCACGATCAAGAGTGACCTGACCCTCGCGAAGACCTTCGCCCGCTTCCTCCCGCTCGTCGCACGGGCGCGGGCGCGGGGCGGCTCGACGATCGTGGACGCGGTCGAGGACCACGCGCGCCGGCGCCCCTCCCACGCCGCCCTCGTCTTCGAGGACCGGACGCTTTCGTATCGCGACCTCGACGCCGAGGCGAACCGGGTCGCACGCTGGGCCCTCGAACAGGGACTCGGGCAGGGAGACGTGGTCGCGCTGCTGATGGAGAACCGGCCGGAGTTCGTCGCCTGCTGGCTCGGTCTGGCGAAGCTCGGGGTCGTGACGGCGCTGATCAACACGAACCTGACCGGCCGCCCGCTGGCCCACTCGCTCGCGATCTCCCGCGCGGAGCATCTGATCCTGGATGGCGCGCTGGCTCGCCAGTTCGAAGGGGCCTCGGACGAGCTCGAGGCGCCGCTCGAAGTCTGGACGAGCGGGGCGCACGAGACGACGGCGCGTGACCTCGACGACGACCTGGCACGTCGCGCCGGCGACGCGCTTCCGCCGGAGTCGCGGCCCACCGTTCGGACCCAGGACAACCTCTTCTACATCTACACGAGCGGCACGACGGGGCTGCCCAAGGCCGCGAACTTCAGCCATGGCCGCTTTCTGCTGATGGCCGCGGGCGGGGCGGTCTTCCCAGGGCTTGCGGCCTCGGATCGCATGTACATCGTCCTGCCGCTCTATCACTCCGCCGGCGGTGGCATGGCGATGGGGGCGACGCTCCTCGTCGGCGCGACCGCCGTCCTCGCGCGGAAATTCTCGGCGACCCGGTTCTGGGCCGACGCGGTCCGATACCGGGTGACCGCCTTCCAGTACATCGGGGAGCTCTGTCGATACCTGGTGAACAGTCCCCGGCATCCGGACGAGCGGAAGCACCGGCTTCGTTACTGCATCGGCAACGGCCTCCGTCCCGAGGTCTGGCCGGAGTTCCAGCGGCGCTTCGCGATCCCGCAGGTCTACGAGTTCTACGGCGCGACCGAGGGGAACGTCAGCTTCGTGAATCTCGACGGCAAGGTCGGCTCGATCGGCCGCATGCCCGGCTGGATGCAGCGCGCGGCAGGCGTCCATCTCGTGCGCTTCGACGTCGAGAAGGAGGACGTCGTTCGTGGCCCCGACGGCTTCTGTCTCGACTGCGGGGTCGGGGAGCCCGGTGAAGCCATCGGGCGGATCACCGAGACCGTCCGCTTCGAGGGCTACTCCGACGCGGCCGCCAGCGAGAAGAAGATCCTGCGCGACGTGTTCGAGAAGGGAGACGCCTACTTCCGGACCGGCGATCTCCTGAGGCGGGATGCCGAGGACTACTTCTACTTCGTCGACCGGATCGGCGACACGTTCCGGTGGAAGGGCGAGAACGTGTCGACCGGCGAGGTCGCCGAGGTGATCTCCGGCGTCCGGGGGGTGAAGGAGGCGAACGTCTACGGCGTCGACGTCGCGGGGACCGACGGGCGGGCCGGGATGGCCTCGCTCGTCGTCGACGACGATTTCGACCTCGACGACTTCCATGCCGAAACGGCGCGCGCGCTGCCCGCCTACGCGCGCCCGCTCTTCCTGCGCATGCTCCCCGAGATCGAGATCACCGGGACCTTCAAGCACCGCAAGGTCGACTCGGTGGCGGAGGGCTTCGATCCTTCCCGGGTCGCCGATGCGCTCTACTTCCTGGACGCGACGTCAGGGGGCTACGTTCCGCTCGACGCCGCCCTCCACGATCGTATTCTCACAGGGGACGTGCGTCTCTAG
- a CDS encoding NAD(P)-dependent oxidoreductase, whose protein sequence is MEKARQVGFIGLGAMGEPMARHLLRGGFAVASCANRSRDAFERLGAEGLDERESPAAVGADADILISIVFDEAQSDFVLRGDTGALSTMRPGSVVIVMSTVSPGYCRALRDEAAERGIRVLDCPVSGLPSGAEAGTLSLMIGGAAEAIEYSREALETMGTVLHCGDVGMGQIVKVGNNAMVIGTLGILLEVREMVTANGMDFEVFKQILNQSTGRSFVSESMPLPKTSTVRMAMPRKDLGIALAAGESTEARMPILTTCFEETLLEPEG, encoded by the coding sequence ATGGAGAAGGCAAGACAGGTCGGATTCATCGGCCTCGGCGCCATGGGCGAGCCGATGGCACGGCATCTCCTGCGCGGGGGATTCGCCGTGGCGAGCTGTGCGAACCGGAGCCGAGACGCGTTCGAACGACTCGGCGCGGAAGGACTCGATGAGCGGGAGAGCCCGGCCGCCGTCGGCGCCGACGCAGACATCCTGATATCGATCGTCTTCGACGAGGCCCAGAGTGACTTCGTCCTGCGCGGAGACACCGGCGCGCTCTCGACGATGCGGCCCGGCTCGGTCGTGATCGTGATGAGCACGGTCTCGCCCGGCTATTGCCGTGCGCTCCGGGACGAGGCGGCGGAGCGTGGGATCCGCGTGCTTGACTGCCCCGTGAGCGGTCTTCCGTCCGGCGCAGAGGCAGGGACGCTCTCACTCATGATCGGGGGCGCCGCCGAGGCGATCGAGTACTCCCGCGAGGCGCTCGAGACGATGGGGACGGTCCTGCACTGCGGCGACGTGGGGATGGGGCAGATCGTGAAGGTCGGGAACAACGCGATGGTGATCGGGACGCTCGGGATCCTGCTCGAGGTACGCGAGATGGTGACCGCCAACGGGATGGACTTCGAGGTCTTCAAGCAGATCCTGAACCAGTCGACGGGGCGCAGCTTCGTCTCCGAATCGATGCCGCTTCCGAAGACGTCGACGGTCCGGATGGCGATGCCGCGGAAGGACCTGGGGATCGCGCTCGCGGCGGGCGAGTCGACCGAGGCGCGAATGCCGATACTGACGACGTGCTTCGAGGAGACGCTGCTCGAGCCGGAGGGCTGA
- a CDS encoding aldo/keto reductase codes for MEKRTLGALQVGAIGLGCMSMSGIYGPGDEKAGEETLLRAVDLGVTLFDTANGYGGGSNERLLGRVFAPIRDRVTISTKFGFLFADGKAPVLDGHPDRVADRCEESLERLGADYIDLYFLHRPDPDVPIEDTVGGMARLVEAGKVRHLGLCEVSGETLRRAHAVHPIAAVQSEYSLWTRDPEAGVLAACEALGVGFMPFSPIGRAILTGAVGEDATFEKGDIRGVMPRFQGEEFERNLELVRGLEEVADSLSAKPGQVAIAWLLAKGDSIVPIPGTKRVAYLEENVAADSLDLSTDVVDALDSLFAPDRVHGDRYGDRMGWLRSSDFYVNRT; via the coding sequence GTGGAAAAACGAACGCTGGGCGCGCTCCAGGTCGGCGCGATCGGACTCGGGTGCATGTCGATGTCCGGCATCTACGGCCCCGGCGACGAGAAGGCCGGCGAGGAGACCCTGCTTCGAGCCGTGGACCTCGGCGTCACGCTCTTCGATACGGCGAACGGCTACGGCGGTGGGTCGAACGAGCGGTTGCTGGGGCGCGTCTTCGCGCCGATCCGTGATCGCGTCACGATCTCGACCAAGTTCGGCTTCCTCTTCGCCGACGGAAAGGCGCCCGTCCTCGACGGACATCCGGATCGCGTGGCGGATCGCTGTGAGGAATCGCTCGAGCGACTGGGCGCGGACTACATCGATCTCTACTTCTTGCACCGGCCGGATCCCGACGTTCCGATCGAAGACACCGTGGGCGGAATGGCGCGTCTCGTCGAGGCAGGCAAGGTTCGCCACCTCGGCCTCTGCGAGGTCTCGGGGGAGACCCTCCGGCGGGCGCACGCGGTCCACCCGATCGCGGCGGTGCAGTCGGAATACTCGCTCTGGACACGCGATCCGGAAGCGGGCGTGCTGGCGGCCTGCGAGGCGCTCGGCGTGGGCTTCATGCCTTTCTCTCCGATCGGCCGGGCGATCCTGACCGGCGCCGTCGGCGAGGATGCGACGTTCGAGAAGGGCGACATCCGCGGCGTCATGCCCCGGTTCCAGGGGGAGGAGTTCGAGCGGAACCTGGAACTGGTCCGAGGCCTCGAGGAGGTCGCCGACTCGCTCTCGGCGAAGCCGGGGCAGGTCGCGATCGCGTGGCTGCTCGCCAAGGGCGATTCGATCGTCCCGATTCCGGGGACGAAGAGAGTCGCGTACCTGGAGGAGAACGTGGCGGCGGATTCCCTCGATCTTTCTACCGACGTCGTAGACGCACTCGACTCGCTCTTCGCGCCCGACCGCGTCCATGGCGATCGCTACGGGGACCGGATGGGCTGGCTCAGATCGTCCGATTTCTACGTGAACAGAACGTGA